One window of Canis lupus baileyi chromosome 21, mCanLup2.hap1, whole genome shotgun sequence genomic DNA carries:
- the PIDD1 gene encoding p53-induced death domain-containing protein 1 isoform X2, with protein MAAEAEGLEPQAAATEDAAGDATEAADAELRLLVGNRLSLDLYPGGCHRLLHLCAQRPPQLGEVEFLQLSGHEDPQLLEATLTQVPRNLQRLRSLVLRGGQHWDVLGACLRGSLTTLPAGLSGLARLAHLDLSFNSLETLPACIPQMRGLSTLLLSYNHLSELPEALGALPSLTFLSVTHNRLQTLPIALGALSTLQRLDLSGNLLDTLPPEIGGLSSLTELNLASNRLQGLPTSLVGLRSLRLLVLHSNLLTSVPTGLVHLPLLTRLDLRDNQLRDVPPELLDAPFVRLQGNPLGEALPAPQSPPEAPVILEMPRLFLNSDVDSFPVTPQGCSVTLACGVRLQFPAGATASPVNIQYRLWLPEPRLVPLGPHDSLLSGVLELQPHGVAFRQKVSLWLLFVPPRIRRCREVVVRTLSGDSWGDLDTHVEEEAPKRLWAHCQVPHFSWFLVVSRPVSNTCLVPPEGTLLCCSGYPGVKVTFPPGATEEPRSVCMQVVRMASRELRALLGEPEAAASPLLCLSQSGGPPSFLQPVTVQLPLPPGVTGLSLDRSCLHLLYRTPLEAAWDDITAQVALELTHLYARFQVTHFSWYWLWYTTKTCVQDLARKAWERLRLHRVNLIALQRRRDPEQVLLQCLPRDKVDATLRRLLDRYRGPEPSDTVEMFEGEKFFAAFEKERPDCVEGRVCFVFYSHLKNVKEVYVTTTLDRQVQAVRGQVSFYRGAVPEEVPEEAKAARQKKGMDTVWMATLPIKLPRLRGSEGLGQGRGPGLSLAPLNLGDAETGFLTQSNLLTVAGRLGLDWPAVALHLGLPYRELQRIRHEFRDDLDGQIRHMLFSWAERQAGQPGAVGLLLRALEQSDRLDVAEEVRAILELGRQKYKDSIQRTSLAPRGLDPADPAAPQSVESAQA; from the exons ATggctgcagaggcagaggggctgGAGCCCCAGGCAGCTGCTACAGAAGATGCTGCAGGAGATGCCACAGAGGCTGCGGATGCGGAGCTCCGTCTCCTGGTTGGGAACCGGTTGAGCCTGGACCTGTACCCTGGGGGGTGCCACCGGCTGCTCCATCTCTGTGCCCAGCGACCCCCTCAGCTGGGGGAAGTGGAGTTCTTGCAGCTGAGTGGCCACGAGGACCCTCAGCTGCTAGAGGCTACCCTGACCCAGGTGCCGCGGAACCTGCAGCGCCTTCGCTCCCTGGTCCTCAGAG GTGGACAACACTGGGATGTGCTGGGTGCCTGCCTCCGGGGCTCTCTGACCACACTGCCCGCTGGCCTGAGTGGCCTGGCCCGCTTGGCCCACCTAGATCTGAGCTTCAACAGCCTGGAGACGCTGCCGGCCTGCATCCCACAGATGCGTGGCCTGAGCACCCTCCTGCTCTCTTACAACCACCTCTCAGAGCTCCCTGAGGCCCTCGGAGCCCTCCCCTCCCTTACCTTCCTCTCTGTGACCCATAATCGTTTGCAAACGCTGCCCATAGCGCTGGGAGCTCTCTCCACCCTGCAGCGCCTTGATCTCTCAGGGAACCTTCTGGACACTCTGCCCCCTGAGATTGGAGGCCTGAGCAGCCTCACGGAGCTCAATCTGGCTTCCAACCGGCTGCAGGGCCTCCCGACCTCCCTTG TGGGGCTGCGGTCCTTGCGGCTCCTTGTTTTGCACAGCAACCTCCTGACCTCAGTGCCCACCGGCCTGGTACACCTCCCGCTGCTCACTCGGCTGGATCTGAGGGACAACCAGCTCCGGGACGTGCCCCCGGAGCTCCTGGACGCTCCCTTTGTGCGCCTTCAGGGGAACCCCCTGGGCGAGGCTCTACCTGCCCCCCAAAGCCCCCCAG AGGCGCCGGTGATCCTGGAAATGCCCAGACTGTTCCTGAACTCAGATGTGGAcag CTTCCCTGTGACTCCCCAAGGCTGCTCCGTGACCCTGGCCTGTGGCGTCCGCCTGCAGTTCCCTGCTGGGGCTACTGCTAGCCCTGTCAACATCCAGTATCGTCTCTGGCTGCCAGAGCCACGCCTTGTTCCCTTGGGTCCCcatgactccctgctcagtggtgtcCTGGAGCTGCAGCCCCACGGGGTGGCCTTCCGGCAG AAGGTGAGCCTGTGGCTGCTCTTCGTGCCCCCCCGCATCCGGCGTTGCCGGGAGGTGGTTGTCAGGACCCTGAGTGGTGATAGCTGGGGTGACCTGGACACTCATGTGGAAGAAGAGGCACCCAAG CGGCTTTGGGCTCActgccaggtgccccacttctcATGGTTCCTCGTGGTTTCGCGTCCTGTGTCTAACACCTGCCTGGTGCCACCAGAGGGGACGTTGCTGTGCTGCTCAGGATATCCCGGGGTCAAGGTCACATTCCCACCTGGGGCCACCGAAGAGCCTCGTAGTGTCTGCATGCAG GTGGTGCGCATGGCCAGCAGAGAACTTCGAGCCCTGCTGGGGGAGCCTGAGGCTGCGGCCAGCCCCCTGCTGTGCCTCTCACAGAGTGGTGGCCCTCCTAGCTTCCTCCAGCCTGTCACTGTGCAGCTGCCTTTGCCCCCTGGGGTCACAG GCCTGAGTCTGGATCGCTCTTGTCTTCACCTGCTGTACCGGACCCCTCTTGAAGCTGCTTGGGATGACATCACAGCTCAGGTGGCCCTGGAGCTCACCCACCTGTATGCTCGCTTCCAGGTCACCCACTTCTCTTG GTACTGGCTCTGGTACACCACCAAGACCTGTGTGCAAGACCTGGCTCGGAAGGCCTGGGAGCGGCTGCGTCTGCACCGAGTCAATCTCATTGCCCTGCAGAGGCGCCGGGACCCAGAGCAGGTCCTGCTGCAATGCCTGCCCCGTGACAAG GTGGATGCCACCCTGCGGCGACTGCTGGACCGTTACCGAGGCCCTGAGCCCTCTGACACGGTGGAGATGTTTGAGGGTGAAAAATTCTTCGCCGCTTTTGAGAAGG AACGCCCAGACTGCGTGGAAGGCAGGGTCTGCTTTGTCTTCTACTCACACTTGAAGAACGTGAAGGAGGTCTACGTGACCACTACCCTGGACCGGCAGGTTCAGGCTGTGAGGGGCCAG GTGTCCTTCTACCGGGGAGCAGTGCCTGAGGAGGTGCCTGAGGAGGCCAAGGCTGCCCGGCAGAAGAAGGGCATGGACACCGTGTGGATGGCCACTCTACCCATCAAGCTGCCG AGATTGCGGGGGtctgaggggctggggcaggggcgggggcctGGCCTCTCCCTGGCACCTCTGAACCTGGGCGATGCTGAGACTGGCTTCCTGACCCAGAGCAACCTGCTGACCGTGGCTGGGCGCCTGGGCCTTGACTGGCCGGCTGTGGCCCTGCACCTGGGCCTGCCCTACCGGGAGCTGCAGCGCATCCGTCATGAGTTCCG GGATGACCTGGATGGCCAGATCCGTCATATGCTCTTCTCCTGGGCTGAGCGCCAGGCTGGGCAACCAGGGGCTGTGGGGCTTCTCCTGCGGGCCTTGGAGCAGAGTGACCGGCTGGATGTAGCTGAGGAGGTGAGGGCCATCCTGGAGCTTGGCCGCCAGAAGTACAAGGACAGCATCCAGCGCACAAGCCTGGCCCCCAGGGGCCTTGACCCAGCTGACCCTGCAGCACCACAGTCTGTGGAGTCTGCCCAGGCATAG
- the LOC140613596 gene encoding uncharacterized protein produces the protein MHESNNAARGREAAAARRPGASREVGRRQVSLLWGALRVITPSYTELGAGRSPCCGVPSGSSPHRTQSWVQAGLPAVGCPQGHHPIVQRWGAGRSPCCGVPSGSSPHRTEVGCRQVSLLWGALRVITPSYTELGAGRSPCCGVPSGSSPHRTEVGCRQVSLLWGALRVITPSYRGGVQAGLPAVGCPQGHHPIVQRWGAGRSPCCGVPSGSSPHRTEVGCRQVSLLWGALRVITPSYRGGVQAGLPAVGCPQGHHPIVQRWGAGRSPCCGVPSGSSPHRTQSWVQAGLPAVGCPQGHHPIVHRVGCRQVSLLWGALRVITPSYTELGAGRSPCCGVPSGSSPHRTQSWVQAGLPAVGCPQGHHPIVHRGDFVLPSWESTPAQQ, from the exons ATGCACGAGAGTAATAACGCTGCACGCGGaagggaggcggcggcggcccgaAGACCTGGGGCGAGCCGGG AGGTGGGGCGCAGGCAGGTCTCCCTGCTGTGGGGTGCCCTCAGGGTCATCACCCCATCGTACACAGAGTTGGGTGCAGGCAGGTCTCCCTGCTGTGGGGTGCCCTCGGGGTCATCACCCCATCGTACACAGAGTTGGGTGCAGGCAGGTCTCCCTGCTGTGGGGTGCCCTCAGGGTCATCACCCCATCGTACAGAGGTGGGGTGCAGGCAGGTCTCCCTGCTGTGGGGTGCCCTCAGGGTCATCACCCCATCGTACAGAGGTGGGGTGCAGGCAGGTCTCCCTGCTGTGGGGTGCCCTCAGGGTCATCACCCCATCGTACACAGAGTTGGGTGCAGGCAGGTCTCCCTGCTGTGGGGTGCCCTCAGGGTCATCACCCCATCGTACAGAGGTGGGGTGCAGGCAGGTCTCCCTGCTGTGGGGTGCCCTCAGGGTCATCACCCCATCGTACAGAGGTGGGGTGCAGGCAGGTCTCCCTGCTGTGGGGTGCCCTCAGGGTCATCACCCCATCGTACAGAGGTGGGGTGCAGGCAGGTCTCCCTGCTGTGGGGTGCCCTCAGGGTCATCACCCCATCGTACAGAGGTGGGGTGCAGGCAGGTCTCCCTGCTGTGGGGTGCCCTCAGGGTCATCACCCCATCGTACAGAGGTGGGGTGCAGGCAGGTCTCCCTGCTGTGGGGTGCCCTCAGGGTCATCACCCCATCGTACAGAGGTGGGGTGCAGGCAGGTCTCCCTGCTGTGGGGTGCCCTCAGGGTCCTCACCCCATCGTACACAGAGTTGGGTGCAGGCAGGTCTCCCTGCTGTGGGGTGCCCTCAGGGTCATCACCCCATCGTACACAGAGTTGGGTGCAGGCAGGTCTCCCTGCTGTGGGGTGCCCTCAGGGTCATCACCCCATCGTACACAGAGTTGGGTGCAGGCAGGTCTCCCTGCTGTGGGGTGCCCTCAGGGTCATCACCCCATCGTACACAGAGTTGGGTGCAGGCAGGTCTCCCTGCTGTGGGGTGCCCTCAGGGTCATCACCCCATCGTACACAGAG GGGATTTCGTCCTCCCAAGTTGGGAGTCCACACCAGCTCAGCAGTAA
- the PIDD1 gene encoding p53-induced death domain-containing protein 1 isoform X3, producing the protein MAAEAEGLEPQAAATEDAAGDATEAADAELRLLVGNRLSLDLYPGGCHRLLHLCAQRPPQLGEVEFLQLSGHEDPQLLEATLTQVPRNLQRLRSLVLRGGQHWDVLGACLRGSLTTLPAGLSGLARLAHLDLSFNSLETLPACIPQMRGLSTLLLSYNHLSELPEALGALPSLTFLSVTHNRLQTLPIALGALSTLQRLDLSGNLLDTLPPEIGGLSSLTELNLASNRLQGLPTSLVGLRSLRLLVLHSNLLTSVPTGLVHLPLLTRLDLRDNQLRDVPPELLDAPFVRLQGNPLGEALPAPQSPPEAPVILEMPRLFLNSDVDSFPVTPQGCSVTLACGVRLQFPAGATASPVNIQYRLWLPEPRLVPLGPHDSLLSGVLELQPHGVAFRQKVSLWLLFVPPRIRRCREVVVRTLSGDSWGDLDTHVEEEAPKRLWAHCQVPHFSWFLVVSRPVSNTCLVPPEGTLLCCSGYPGVKVTFPPGATEEPRSVCMQVVRMASRELRALLGEPEAAASPLLCLSQSGGPPSFLQPVTVQLPLPPGVTGLSLDRSCLHLLYRTPLEAAWDDITAQVALELTHLYARFQVTHFSWYWLWYTTKTCVQDLARKAWERLRLHRVNLIALQRRRDPEQVLLQCLPRDKVDATLRRLLDRYRGPEPSDTVEMFEGEKFFAAFEKGIDVDAERPDCVEGRVCFVFYSHLKNVKEVYVTTTLDRQVQAVRGQVSFYRGAVPEEVPEEAKAARQKKGMDTVWMATLPIKLPSNLLTVAGRLGLDWPAVALHLGLPYRELQRIRHEFRDDLDGQIRHMLFSWAERQAGQPGAVGLLLRALEQSDRLDVAEEVRAILELGRQKYKDSIQRTSLAPRGLDPADPAAPQSVESAQA; encoded by the exons ATggctgcagaggcagaggggctgGAGCCCCAGGCAGCTGCTACAGAAGATGCTGCAGGAGATGCCACAGAGGCTGCGGATGCGGAGCTCCGTCTCCTGGTTGGGAACCGGTTGAGCCTGGACCTGTACCCTGGGGGGTGCCACCGGCTGCTCCATCTCTGTGCCCAGCGACCCCCTCAGCTGGGGGAAGTGGAGTTCTTGCAGCTGAGTGGCCACGAGGACCCTCAGCTGCTAGAGGCTACCCTGACCCAGGTGCCGCGGAACCTGCAGCGCCTTCGCTCCCTGGTCCTCAGAG GTGGACAACACTGGGATGTGCTGGGTGCCTGCCTCCGGGGCTCTCTGACCACACTGCCCGCTGGCCTGAGTGGCCTGGCCCGCTTGGCCCACCTAGATCTGAGCTTCAACAGCCTGGAGACGCTGCCGGCCTGCATCCCACAGATGCGTGGCCTGAGCACCCTCCTGCTCTCTTACAACCACCTCTCAGAGCTCCCTGAGGCCCTCGGAGCCCTCCCCTCCCTTACCTTCCTCTCTGTGACCCATAATCGTTTGCAAACGCTGCCCATAGCGCTGGGAGCTCTCTCCACCCTGCAGCGCCTTGATCTCTCAGGGAACCTTCTGGACACTCTGCCCCCTGAGATTGGAGGCCTGAGCAGCCTCACGGAGCTCAATCTGGCTTCCAACCGGCTGCAGGGCCTCCCGACCTCCCTTG TGGGGCTGCGGTCCTTGCGGCTCCTTGTTTTGCACAGCAACCTCCTGACCTCAGTGCCCACCGGCCTGGTACACCTCCCGCTGCTCACTCGGCTGGATCTGAGGGACAACCAGCTCCGGGACGTGCCCCCGGAGCTCCTGGACGCTCCCTTTGTGCGCCTTCAGGGGAACCCCCTGGGCGAGGCTCTACCTGCCCCCCAAAGCCCCCCAG AGGCGCCGGTGATCCTGGAAATGCCCAGACTGTTCCTGAACTCAGATGTGGAcag CTTCCCTGTGACTCCCCAAGGCTGCTCCGTGACCCTGGCCTGTGGCGTCCGCCTGCAGTTCCCTGCTGGGGCTACTGCTAGCCCTGTCAACATCCAGTATCGTCTCTGGCTGCCAGAGCCACGCCTTGTTCCCTTGGGTCCCcatgactccctgctcagtggtgtcCTGGAGCTGCAGCCCCACGGGGTGGCCTTCCGGCAG AAGGTGAGCCTGTGGCTGCTCTTCGTGCCCCCCCGCATCCGGCGTTGCCGGGAGGTGGTTGTCAGGACCCTGAGTGGTGATAGCTGGGGTGACCTGGACACTCATGTGGAAGAAGAGGCACCCAAG CGGCTTTGGGCTCActgccaggtgccccacttctcATGGTTCCTCGTGGTTTCGCGTCCTGTGTCTAACACCTGCCTGGTGCCACCAGAGGGGACGTTGCTGTGCTGCTCAGGATATCCCGGGGTCAAGGTCACATTCCCACCTGGGGCCACCGAAGAGCCTCGTAGTGTCTGCATGCAG GTGGTGCGCATGGCCAGCAGAGAACTTCGAGCCCTGCTGGGGGAGCCTGAGGCTGCGGCCAGCCCCCTGCTGTGCCTCTCACAGAGTGGTGGCCCTCCTAGCTTCCTCCAGCCTGTCACTGTGCAGCTGCCTTTGCCCCCTGGGGTCACAG GCCTGAGTCTGGATCGCTCTTGTCTTCACCTGCTGTACCGGACCCCTCTTGAAGCTGCTTGGGATGACATCACAGCTCAGGTGGCCCTGGAGCTCACCCACCTGTATGCTCGCTTCCAGGTCACCCACTTCTCTTG GTACTGGCTCTGGTACACCACCAAGACCTGTGTGCAAGACCTGGCTCGGAAGGCCTGGGAGCGGCTGCGTCTGCACCGAGTCAATCTCATTGCCCTGCAGAGGCGCCGGGACCCAGAGCAGGTCCTGCTGCAATGCCTGCCCCGTGACAAG GTGGATGCCACCCTGCGGCGACTGCTGGACCGTTACCGAGGCCCTGAGCCCTCTGACACGGTGGAGATGTTTGAGGGTGAAAAATTCTTCGCCGCTTTTGAGAAGGGTATTGATGTGGACGCTG AACGCCCAGACTGCGTGGAAGGCAGGGTCTGCTTTGTCTTCTACTCACACTTGAAGAACGTGAAGGAGGTCTACGTGACCACTACCCTGGACCGGCAGGTTCAGGCTGTGAGGGGCCAG GTGTCCTTCTACCGGGGAGCAGTGCCTGAGGAGGTGCCTGAGGAGGCCAAGGCTGCCCGGCAGAAGAAGGGCATGGACACCGTGTGGATGGCCACTCTACCCATCAAGCTGCCG AGCAACCTGCTGACCGTGGCTGGGCGCCTGGGCCTTGACTGGCCGGCTGTGGCCCTGCACCTGGGCCTGCCCTACCGGGAGCTGCAGCGCATCCGTCATGAGTTCCG GGATGACCTGGATGGCCAGATCCGTCATATGCTCTTCTCCTGGGCTGAGCGCCAGGCTGGGCAACCAGGGGCTGTGGGGCTTCTCCTGCGGGCCTTGGAGCAGAGTGACCGGCTGGATGTAGCTGAGGAGGTGAGGGCCATCCTGGAGCTTGGCCGCCAGAAGTACAAGGACAGCATCCAGCGCACAAGCCTGGCCCCCAGGGGCCTTGACCCAGCTGACCCTGCAGCACCACAGTCTGTGGAGTCTGCCCAGGCATAG
- the PIDD1 gene encoding p53-induced death domain-containing protein 1 isoform X1 — translation MAAEAEGLEPQAAATEDAAGDATEAADAELRLLVGNRLSLDLYPGGCHRLLHLCAQRPPQLGEVEFLQLSGHEDPQLLEATLTQVPRNLQRLRSLVLRGGQHWDVLGACLRGSLTTLPAGLSGLARLAHLDLSFNSLETLPACIPQMRGLSTLLLSYNHLSELPEALGALPSLTFLSVTHNRLQTLPIALGALSTLQRLDLSGNLLDTLPPEIGGLSSLTELNLASNRLQGLPTSLVGLRSLRLLVLHSNLLTSVPTGLVHLPLLTRLDLRDNQLRDVPPELLDAPFVRLQGNPLGEALPAPQSPPEAPVILEMPRLFLNSDVDSFPVTPQGCSVTLACGVRLQFPAGATASPVNIQYRLWLPEPRLVPLGPHDSLLSGVLELQPHGVAFRQKVSLWLLFVPPRIRRCREVVVRTLSGDSWGDLDTHVEEEAPKRLWAHCQVPHFSWFLVVSRPVSNTCLVPPEGTLLCCSGYPGVKVTFPPGATEEPRSVCMQVVRMASRELRALLGEPEAAASPLLCLSQSGGPPSFLQPVTVQLPLPPGVTGLSLDRSCLHLLYRTPLEAAWDDITAQVALELTHLYARFQVTHFSWYWLWYTTKTCVQDLARKAWERLRLHRVNLIALQRRRDPEQVLLQCLPRDKVDATLRRLLDRYRGPEPSDTVEMFEGEKFFAAFEKGIDVDAERPDCVEGRVCFVFYSHLKNVKEVYVTTTLDRQVQAVRGQVSFYRGAVPEEVPEEAKAARQKKGMDTVWMATLPIKLPRLRGSEGLGQGRGPGLSLAPLNLGDAETGFLTQSNLLTVAGRLGLDWPAVALHLGLPYRELQRIRHEFRDDLDGQIRHMLFSWAERQAGQPGAVGLLLRALEQSDRLDVAEEVRAILELGRQKYKDSIQRTSLAPRGLDPADPAAPQSVESAQA, via the exons ATggctgcagaggcagaggggctgGAGCCCCAGGCAGCTGCTACAGAAGATGCTGCAGGAGATGCCACAGAGGCTGCGGATGCGGAGCTCCGTCTCCTGGTTGGGAACCGGTTGAGCCTGGACCTGTACCCTGGGGGGTGCCACCGGCTGCTCCATCTCTGTGCCCAGCGACCCCCTCAGCTGGGGGAAGTGGAGTTCTTGCAGCTGAGTGGCCACGAGGACCCTCAGCTGCTAGAGGCTACCCTGACCCAGGTGCCGCGGAACCTGCAGCGCCTTCGCTCCCTGGTCCTCAGAG GTGGACAACACTGGGATGTGCTGGGTGCCTGCCTCCGGGGCTCTCTGACCACACTGCCCGCTGGCCTGAGTGGCCTGGCCCGCTTGGCCCACCTAGATCTGAGCTTCAACAGCCTGGAGACGCTGCCGGCCTGCATCCCACAGATGCGTGGCCTGAGCACCCTCCTGCTCTCTTACAACCACCTCTCAGAGCTCCCTGAGGCCCTCGGAGCCCTCCCCTCCCTTACCTTCCTCTCTGTGACCCATAATCGTTTGCAAACGCTGCCCATAGCGCTGGGAGCTCTCTCCACCCTGCAGCGCCTTGATCTCTCAGGGAACCTTCTGGACACTCTGCCCCCTGAGATTGGAGGCCTGAGCAGCCTCACGGAGCTCAATCTGGCTTCCAACCGGCTGCAGGGCCTCCCGACCTCCCTTG TGGGGCTGCGGTCCTTGCGGCTCCTTGTTTTGCACAGCAACCTCCTGACCTCAGTGCCCACCGGCCTGGTACACCTCCCGCTGCTCACTCGGCTGGATCTGAGGGACAACCAGCTCCGGGACGTGCCCCCGGAGCTCCTGGACGCTCCCTTTGTGCGCCTTCAGGGGAACCCCCTGGGCGAGGCTCTACCTGCCCCCCAAAGCCCCCCAG AGGCGCCGGTGATCCTGGAAATGCCCAGACTGTTCCTGAACTCAGATGTGGAcag CTTCCCTGTGACTCCCCAAGGCTGCTCCGTGACCCTGGCCTGTGGCGTCCGCCTGCAGTTCCCTGCTGGGGCTACTGCTAGCCCTGTCAACATCCAGTATCGTCTCTGGCTGCCAGAGCCACGCCTTGTTCCCTTGGGTCCCcatgactccctgctcagtggtgtcCTGGAGCTGCAGCCCCACGGGGTGGCCTTCCGGCAG AAGGTGAGCCTGTGGCTGCTCTTCGTGCCCCCCCGCATCCGGCGTTGCCGGGAGGTGGTTGTCAGGACCCTGAGTGGTGATAGCTGGGGTGACCTGGACACTCATGTGGAAGAAGAGGCACCCAAG CGGCTTTGGGCTCActgccaggtgccccacttctcATGGTTCCTCGTGGTTTCGCGTCCTGTGTCTAACACCTGCCTGGTGCCACCAGAGGGGACGTTGCTGTGCTGCTCAGGATATCCCGGGGTCAAGGTCACATTCCCACCTGGGGCCACCGAAGAGCCTCGTAGTGTCTGCATGCAG GTGGTGCGCATGGCCAGCAGAGAACTTCGAGCCCTGCTGGGGGAGCCTGAGGCTGCGGCCAGCCCCCTGCTGTGCCTCTCACAGAGTGGTGGCCCTCCTAGCTTCCTCCAGCCTGTCACTGTGCAGCTGCCTTTGCCCCCTGGGGTCACAG GCCTGAGTCTGGATCGCTCTTGTCTTCACCTGCTGTACCGGACCCCTCTTGAAGCTGCTTGGGATGACATCACAGCTCAGGTGGCCCTGGAGCTCACCCACCTGTATGCTCGCTTCCAGGTCACCCACTTCTCTTG GTACTGGCTCTGGTACACCACCAAGACCTGTGTGCAAGACCTGGCTCGGAAGGCCTGGGAGCGGCTGCGTCTGCACCGAGTCAATCTCATTGCCCTGCAGAGGCGCCGGGACCCAGAGCAGGTCCTGCTGCAATGCCTGCCCCGTGACAAG GTGGATGCCACCCTGCGGCGACTGCTGGACCGTTACCGAGGCCCTGAGCCCTCTGACACGGTGGAGATGTTTGAGGGTGAAAAATTCTTCGCCGCTTTTGAGAAGGGTATTGATGTGGACGCTG AACGCCCAGACTGCGTGGAAGGCAGGGTCTGCTTTGTCTTCTACTCACACTTGAAGAACGTGAAGGAGGTCTACGTGACCACTACCCTGGACCGGCAGGTTCAGGCTGTGAGGGGCCAG GTGTCCTTCTACCGGGGAGCAGTGCCTGAGGAGGTGCCTGAGGAGGCCAAGGCTGCCCGGCAGAAGAAGGGCATGGACACCGTGTGGATGGCCACTCTACCCATCAAGCTGCCG AGATTGCGGGGGtctgaggggctggggcaggggcgggggcctGGCCTCTCCCTGGCACCTCTGAACCTGGGCGATGCTGAGACTGGCTTCCTGACCCAGAGCAACCTGCTGACCGTGGCTGGGCGCCTGGGCCTTGACTGGCCGGCTGTGGCCCTGCACCTGGGCCTGCCCTACCGGGAGCTGCAGCGCATCCGTCATGAGTTCCG GGATGACCTGGATGGCCAGATCCGTCATATGCTCTTCTCCTGGGCTGAGCGCCAGGCTGGGCAACCAGGGGCTGTGGGGCTTCTCCTGCGGGCCTTGGAGCAGAGTGACCGGCTGGATGTAGCTGAGGAGGTGAGGGCCATCCTGGAGCTTGGCCGCCAGAAGTACAAGGACAGCATCCAGCGCACAAGCCTGGCCCCCAGGGGCCTTGACCCAGCTGACCCTGCAGCACCACAGTCTGTGGAGTCTGCCCAGGCATAG